From Pagrus major chromosome 9, Pma_NU_1.0, the proteins below share one genomic window:
- the LOC141002824 gene encoding homeobox protein engrailed-1a-like, whose product MEEQRDLNSTDSSEGESVSPSPSLPSPPILPLQVAQQAHRTTNFFIDNILRPDFGCKKEHGLGPRERAHTSGRERVHPAVSRPSLPGTPCQDSNCSTDSSSSSASSASLASPKKSSGGGGGGGAAAAAGSTGGGGVKAEERTGGVAAENNSSSLVVLNGSGAATPESQPLLWPAWVYCTRYSDRPSSGPRTRKLKKSKSGKEDKRPRTAFTAEQLQRLKTEFQVNRYITEQRRQSLAQELNLNESQIKIWFQNKRAKIKKASGFKNGLALQLMAQGLYNHSTTTIQEDKEDSD is encoded by the exons ATGGAGGAGCAGCGGGATCTGAACAGCACGGATAGCAGCGAGGGAGAGAGCGTGTCTCCGTCCCCCAGCCTGCCCTCGCCGCCCATACTGCCTCTGCAGGTGGCCCAGCAGGCCCACAGAACCACCAACTTTTTCATCGACAACATCCTGCGGCCGGACTTCGGCTGTAAGAAGGAGCACGGCCTGGGCCCGCGGGAGAGGGCGCACACCTCCGGCCGGGAGCGCGTCCACCCGGCGGTCAGCAGGCCGAGCCTCCCCGGGACGCCGTGCCAGGACTCCAACTGCAGCACCGACAGCTCCTCGTCCTCCGCCTCCTCCGCCTCTTTGGCGAGTCCCAAAAagagcagcggcggcggcggaggaggaggagccgcGGCGGCCGCCGGCTCCACCGGAGGCGGCGGCGTCAAAGCCGAGGAGCGGACAGGCGGCGTGGCCGCGGAGAACAACTCGTCCTCGCTGGTGGTGCTGAACGGCTCCGGGGCGGCCACACCGGAGAGCCAGCCGCTGCTGTGGCCGGCCTGGGTGTACTGCACCCGGTACTCGGACAGGCCCTCATCTG GCCCAAGGACACGGAAACTGAAAAAGTCCAAAAGCGGCAAAGAGGACAAGCGGCCGCGCACGGCCTTCACGGCCGAGCAGCTGCAGAGACTGAAGACGGAGTTCCAGGTGAACCGCTACATCACGGAGCAGCGGCGCCAGTCTCTGGCCCAGGAGCTCAACCTGAACGAGTCCCAGATCAAGATCTGGTTCCAGAACAAGCGGGCCAAGATCAAAAAGGCCAGCGGCTTCAAGAACGGGCTGGCGCTGCAGCTGATGGCGCAGGGACTGTACAACCattccaccaccaccatccaggaggacaaggaggacaGCGACtga